From one Timaviella obliquedivisa GSE-PSE-MK23-08B genomic stretch:
- a CDS encoding protein kinase — MTIAAELLPGTLVDRRYRIQRVLGRGGFGRTYLVVDKWRFGELCVLKEFAPSNRGDAVVTQKLRELFQREATILHKLNHPQIPKFLAVFEENSRLFIVQEYVNGKTYWNLLREKHQNGTTFTETEILQWLKDLLRVLAYLHQQNIVHRDISPDNVMLARGKKLPILIDFGAVKQAATHLNQSHTPADGLIQASVSVGKSGYAPYEQLRLGQCSPRSDLYAVAVTAVVLLTAKPPSQLIDPNSLEWKWQTLVKLDPVLIRILEKMMAEKPKDRYASAKTILKDLQQVHPNAEAQSERISKNLSGWVQADTHVQSQHLGLLPSRPAQTTRSQKSSAVNRSKISRKPKLFPSHPNVFKVSKAPKVMVGKIGTSEEKFFLTWSKLLIGGCLALLPLGGILIGVQSSYISAVCQTLDNCANNQQAELLYQQSVRQATTAQTLSEMAKNLPDLKLAHHQLSAAVAQLSGLANDSKLAPIVQQRLALDRGHLDYLESRLEKESKAAELLSRAKAEAQKATELTTIAQKTQDYETARRQWAKALATLQAVRPSTFAQNQVTARSQEYTARLETLDLRIAALKPQVIAQTPANPFQPLVNEPLIEPTVAPRRIAQPPLISPPEQIVYAQTAAIPRTAPTRAIAPRTVALPERSQRRTTQRSAPVQLAQAPSASRPPQVTRPPAIASSQPTRLQPTRLVATAPPPTLSPDIAPQTLSQQTLNNVSIQLDDARVSPNGTVAANLVVENHSDRTFGFVPLFAEVEDANGNVVRSRVHFTNREDGVAEPGEVLYGQVHMFNREWNSSGSQNLALVIQEGTTGNRNFRLVF; from the coding sequence GTGACGATTGCAGCAGAGCTACTTCCTGGAACCTTAGTGGATCGTCGCTATCGCATTCAGCGCGTTTTGGGACGGGGCGGTTTTGGACGAACCTATTTAGTTGTAGACAAGTGGCGTTTTGGTGAACTCTGCGTCCTCAAAGAATTTGCCCCTAGCAACCGAGGTGATGCCGTTGTTACTCAAAAGCTTCGAGAATTATTCCAAAGAGAAGCCACCATTCTCCACAAGCTCAACCATCCCCAAATTCCTAAGTTTTTAGCAGTTTTTGAAGAAAACAGCCGACTCTTTATCGTTCAAGAATATGTCAATGGCAAAACCTACTGGAATCTGCTGCGAGAGAAGCATCAAAACGGCACCACCTTCACCGAAACTGAGATTTTGCAGTGGTTGAAGGATCTGCTGCGGGTGCTGGCATATCTGCATCAACAAAACATTGTGCATCGCGATATTTCTCCCGATAACGTCATGTTAGCCCGGGGGAAGAAGTTGCCGATTTTGATTGATTTTGGTGCAGTTAAGCAGGCGGCAACCCACTTAAATCAATCCCATACCCCTGCCGATGGGTTGATTCAAGCTTCGGTGTCTGTTGGTAAATCGGGCTATGCGCCCTATGAGCAACTGCGGCTGGGGCAATGTTCGCCTCGGAGCGATCTCTATGCAGTAGCCGTGACCGCAGTGGTATTGCTCACCGCAAAACCGCCCAGCCAACTCATTGACCCCAATTCTTTAGAGTGGAAGTGGCAAACGTTGGTCAAGCTTGATCCCGTTCTGATCAGGATTTTAGAAAAGATGATGGCAGAAAAGCCAAAAGATCGCTATGCCTCGGCAAAAACCATTTTGAAGGATTTACAACAAGTTCATCCAAACGCCGAAGCCCAGTCTGAGCGCATCTCCAAAAACTTATCTGGATGGGTACAGGCAGATACTCACGTGCAGTCTCAGCATCTAGGTTTGCTTCCTTCCCGACCTGCACAAACCACACGATCGCAAAAATCTTCTGCGGTCAACAGGTCTAAAATCTCTCGGAAACCCAAGCTTTTTCCTTCTCATCCCAATGTCTTTAAAGTCTCTAAAGCCCCCAAAGTGATGGTTGGCAAAATTGGCACATCTGAAGAAAAGTTTTTTCTGACCTGGAGCAAACTGCTCATTGGTGGCTGTCTGGCACTCTTGCCACTGGGCGGAATTTTAATTGGAGTGCAATCTTCTTATATTTCGGCGGTTTGCCAGACTTTAGATAACTGTGCAAACAATCAACAGGCAGAGTTGCTTTACCAACAGTCTGTTAGGCAAGCCACGACAGCACAAACTCTTTCAGAAATGGCAAAGAATTTGCCTGATCTGAAACTTGCCCATCATCAACTTTCGGCGGCTGTTGCACAACTCAGTGGCTTGGCTAATGACAGCAAGCTGGCTCCCATCGTCCAGCAAAGGTTAGCCCTTGATCGCGGTCACCTAGACTATCTGGAGTCTCGATTAGAAAAAGAATCTAAAGCGGCTGAGTTACTGAGTCGTGCTAAAGCAGAGGCTCAGAAGGCAACTGAGCTAACGACGATCGCTCAGAAAACTCAAGACTATGAAACGGCAAGGCGGCAATGGGCTAAAGCATTAGCAACCTTACAAGCTGTTCGACCCTCGACCTTTGCCCAAAATCAAGTCACCGCGCGATCGCAAGAATACACTGCCCGTCTCGAAACCCTTGATTTGCGCATTGCTGCCCTTAAACCTCAAGTCATTGCCCAAACCCCAGCCAATCCTTTTCAGCCCCTAGTCAATGAACCTTTAATAGAGCCAACCGTCGCTCCACGTCGCATTGCTCAACCCCCCCTAATTTCCCCCCCTGAGCAAATCGTCTATGCCCAGACAGCGGCTATTCCCCGAACTGCCCCAACTAGAGCAATCGCCCCTAGAACGGTGGCGCTTCCAGAACGAAGTCAGCGTCGCACCACCCAAAGAAGTGCACCCGTACAATTAGCTCAAGCCCCTAGTGCCAGCCGTCCACCTCAGGTTACCCGCCCCCCAGCGATCGCCTCTTCCCAACCTACACGCCTCCAACCTACACGCCTCGTGGCAACGGCTCCACCGCCCACCCTCAGCCCAGATATAGCGCCACAAACTTTGTCACAGCAAACCTTAAACAACGTATCCATTCAGCTTGACGACGCGAGAGTTTCGCCCAACGGGACAGTTGCCGCTAACTTAGTGGTCGAGAATCATAGCGATCGCACCTTTGGCTTTGTTCCGCTTTTTGCCGAAGTCGAAGATGCCAACGGCAACGTTGTCCGCTCCCGAGTTCACTTTACCAACAGAGAAGACGGCGTAGCCGAACCGGGAGAAGTCTTATATGGGCAAGTTCACATGTTTAATCGAGAGTGGAACTCATCTGGTTCCCAAAATCTAGCGCTCGTTATTCAAGAAGGAACGACTGGCAACCGTAATTTTCGTCTTGTCTTCTAG
- a CDS encoding circularly permuted type 2 ATP-grasp protein — protein sequence MRFEQYEPGDFYDELFLASGQPRAEAVPLIERINSLSIEELQQRQRAAQTALFQLGVTFNVYSDNQGTERIFPFDIVPRILAAREWARLEEGLKQRIHALNLFLSDIYGEQKILKDKVIPEELVYSATGFLKPCMGLQPPQGIWCHITGTDLIRDRDGQWYVLEDNLRCPSGVSYVLENRRVMKSTFPLVFNKMAIKPVEDYASHLLETLLNLAPLGLPDPTVVVLTPGMYNSAYFEHSFLAQQMGVELVESRDLVIANGYLQMQTTKGLKRVDVVYRRIDDDFIDPLTFRADSLLGIPGLMDVYRAGRVALANALGTGVADDKVIYAYVPKIIRYYLDEEPLLSNVPTYLCWEPDQQNYVLANLDQLVVKPADGSGGYGMLVGPHATASERENFAERIKANPRNYIAQPTLSLSRVPTLFGDRFEGCHVDLRPYILYGKEIYINPGGLTRVALKKGSLVVNSSQGGGSKDTWVVQ from the coding sequence GTGAGATTTGAGCAGTACGAACCAGGCGATTTTTACGATGAACTGTTCTTGGCAAGTGGTCAGCCCCGGGCAGAGGCTGTTCCTCTGATCGAGCGGATTAATTCGCTCTCTATAGAAGAGCTTCAACAGCGTCAACGGGCGGCACAGACTGCGCTCTTTCAGTTAGGCGTTACTTTTAATGTCTATAGTGACAACCAAGGGACAGAACGCATTTTTCCTTTCGATATTGTGCCTCGCATTTTGGCGGCGAGAGAATGGGCACGCCTAGAGGAAGGCTTGAAGCAACGAATTCATGCACTTAATTTGTTTTTATCAGATATCTATGGCGAACAGAAAATTCTCAAAGATAAAGTGATTCCTGAAGAATTAGTTTATTCTGCAACGGGGTTTCTTAAGCCGTGCATGGGTTTGCAACCGCCCCAGGGAATTTGGTGTCATATTACCGGAACAGATCTAATCCGCGATCGCGATGGTCAATGGTACGTTCTAGAAGATAACCTTCGGTGTCCTTCGGGTGTTTCTTACGTATTAGAAAATCGACGGGTGATGAAAAGCACCTTTCCGCTCGTTTTCAACAAAATGGCAATTAAGCCCGTCGAAGATTATGCCAGTCATTTACTCGAAACTTTACTGAATCTAGCGCCCCTTGGACTTCCCGATCCAACCGTTGTTGTCTTAACGCCTGGAATGTACAACTCGGCATATTTCGAGCATTCGTTTCTGGCACAACAAATGGGCGTTGAACTGGTCGAGAGCCGAGACTTGGTGATTGCTAATGGCTACTTGCAAATGCAGACGACCAAAGGTTTAAAGCGGGTCGATGTGGTTTATCGACGCATTGATGATGATTTTATTGATCCCCTCACATTTCGAGCCGATTCATTGCTGGGCATCCCTGGGTTGATGGACGTGTATCGGGCTGGACGGGTAGCACTTGCAAACGCGTTAGGAACGGGAGTTGCAGATGATAAAGTAATTTACGCTTACGTTCCTAAAATCATTCGTTACTACCTTGACGAAGAGCCATTATTGTCCAATGTTCCGACTTATCTTTGTTGGGAGCCAGACCAGCAAAATTATGTTCTAGCAAACCTTGATCAACTTGTAGTCAAGCCTGCGGACGGCTCAGGCGGCTACGGCATGTTGGTTGGGCCTCACGCTACTGCCTCAGAGCGAGAAAATTTTGCGGAACGGATTAAGGCTAATCCACGAAATTACATTGCTCAGCCAACGTTATCTCTATCTCGTGTCCCGACTTTATTTGGCGATCGCTTTGAAGGTTGCCATGTCGATCTGCGTCCCTATATCCTATATGGCAAGGAAATCTACATCAATCCAGGTGGCTTAACGCGCGTTGCCCTCAAAAAAGGCTCTTTAGTCGTCAACTCTTCCCAAGGCGGTGGCAGCAAAGATACTTGGGTTGTTCAATAG
- a CDS encoding alpha-E domain-containing protein → MLSRVAGSIYWLNRYVERAENIARFVDVNLNLLLDSPVGVEQQWAPLVMTTGDLELFKERYGTATADNVVQFLAFDSDYPNSITSCLRLARENARSVREIISSEMWERVNAFYLMVKEISQAPPLSQLPSFFAEVKLASHLFAGVMDATMTHNEGWHFGQLGRFLERADKTARTLDVKYFILLPSAKDIGTALDELQWIALLKSASGYEMYRKCQHRISPQDIAKFLILDRDFPRSIQFCLLQAEKSLYQITETTPGRWSNAADRTLGKLRSELDFITIEEIIKRGLHEFLDDTQMQLNQVGRGIFETFFELQSVS, encoded by the coding sequence ATGTTAAGCCGAGTCGCTGGTTCAATTTACTGGCTCAACCGTTACGTCGAACGGGCAGAAAACATTGCCCGATTCGTTGATGTTAATTTGAATTTGCTGTTAGATTCGCCTGTGGGCGTAGAGCAACAGTGGGCACCCTTGGTGATGACGACGGGAGACTTGGAGCTATTTAAGGAGCGTTACGGCACCGCCACCGCCGATAACGTGGTGCAGTTTTTAGCGTTTGACAGCGACTATCCCAACTCCATTACGTCTTGTTTGCGGCTAGCCCGCGAAAACGCGCGATCGGTACGCGAAATTATTTCCTCAGAAATGTGGGAGCGGGTAAATGCGTTTTATCTCATGGTTAAAGAAATCTCTCAGGCTCCACCGCTGTCACAGCTTCCTAGCTTTTTTGCCGAAGTGAAGTTAGCCAGCCACTTATTTGCGGGCGTGATGGATGCGACCATGACTCATAATGAAGGCTGGCATTTTGGACAACTGGGCAGATTTTTGGAACGAGCCGATAAAACTGCCCGCACCCTGGACGTTAAATACTTTATCCTGCTGCCTTCTGCCAAAGATATTGGCACGGCTCTTGACGAGCTTCAGTGGATTGCTTTACTTAAGTCTGCCAGCGGCTATGAAATGTATCGTAAATGCCAGCACCGCATTAGCCCTCAAGACATTGCCAAGTTTTTGATTTTAGATCGAGATTTTCCGCGATCGATTCAGTTTTGCCTCTTACAGGCAGAAAAATCTCTTTACCAAATTACCGAAACCACGCCTGGACGCTGGAGTAACGCTGCCGATCGAACTCTAGGAAAACTCCGATCTGAACTTGATTTCATTACCATTGAAGAAATTATTAAGCGAGGGTTACACGAGTTTTTAGATGATACTCAGATGCAGCTTAATCAGGTGGGGCGGGGCATTTTTGAAACATTTTTTGAACTGCAATCTGTGAGCTAA
- a CDS encoding transglutaminase family protein, whose product MMYQISHITTYTYDRPVILAPHVIRLRPRSDVAQRLCQFSLTVSPNPHGISELVDLDGNSIIKVWFKEVETTSLSIQTLSQVETFRTNPFDYLLEPWATQLPLDYPISLSRQLHAYLGGQFADRLDPIATQLAQELWQFAEGNTLAFLSELNQRIYTTCKYAIRETGTPFPPGITWSQQIGSCRDVAVLFIEVCRAIGLAARFVSGYQEGDADSGDRHLHAWAEVYLPGAGWRGYDPTHGLAVAAGYVALVASASAQSAAPVEGTLKSGAQATLNYQLLIQKN is encoded by the coding sequence CTGATGTATCAAATTTCCCATATCACCACCTATACCTACGATCGCCCAGTCATCCTTGCTCCCCATGTGATCCGGCTGCGGCCTCGGAGCGATGTAGCACAAAGACTTTGCCAATTCTCTCTCACTGTTTCACCCAATCCCCACGGCATTTCAGAACTCGTTGACCTGGACGGTAATTCTATTATCAAAGTATGGTTCAAAGAAGTCGAAACGACCTCTCTTTCTATTCAAACTCTGTCCCAGGTTGAAACCTTTCGCACCAACCCTTTCGACTATTTGCTAGAACCCTGGGCAACTCAACTCCCGCTCGATTATCCCATCTCCTTATCCCGCCAACTTCATGCTTACCTGGGAGGACAATTTGCCGATCGCCTCGACCCGATCGCCACTCAACTCGCCCAAGAATTATGGCAGTTTGCAGAAGGCAATACCCTGGCGTTTTTAAGCGAACTTAATCAACGGATTTACACAACTTGTAAATATGCTATCCGTGAGACAGGCACCCCGTTCCCACCTGGCATCACCTGGTCTCAACAAATTGGCTCTTGTCGAGATGTGGCAGTTTTGTTTATTGAAGTGTGTCGCGCCATCGGTTTAGCGGCAAGATTTGTCAGTGGCTACCAAGAAGGAGATGCAGATAGTGGCGATCGCCATCTTCACGCTTGGGCGGAGGTTTATCTGCCGGGTGCTGGATGGCGCGGATATGATCCTACCCACGGATTAGCGGTGGCAGCGGGTTATGTGGCGCTTGTTGCTAGTGCGTCGGCTCAAAGTGCGGCTCCTGTAGAAGGTACCCTGAAGTCAGGCGCTCAGGCAACCCTAAACTATCAATTGTTAATTCAGAAAAACTGA
- a CDS encoding EamA family transporter, translating to MGRLENLPKNIESSEGSRSADDLLRTMTQDLQDLQQEVVTHLQQDVRRLQTEKSRLINEIEKLQNQHEAAQSQYEVILSRQQQEQQQVWAKQLALALANHLQVALSQKLRQADPFSDLQVFSDVSPADEGTIASRSPQGIASPQLTAIDDTLNRTFTTLRSDLNSYQSSLSQQIDRMQNMGKQGEAILEVLVRRISQQLQLEMARSQGTQTQLPGEAPMRQNERLSPSPLSKQNLRQRVDQISNHFQIPKHIQRLAAVPQKFSSFQLGLILILLSTVALSLHNVVVGIVGNPSQLFGVLPVGGFISLKSLGSSLLLLWLRMLVVVPLMAFWLATRLYKPVWKDVKTFCLSKDRRLISSVIGSGFFLFLSQVMIYIAIGQVGPGVAITILFMYPLVTVPLAWALFGDRPTSLRVLVMIMISCGIALTTVKATASNWSGTGISAAMVSGVCFALYLLTMQVSFRKLHPIPVSLIQFATIFVLSSLSLIAIGIDTPPSNWAGLIGGSLMLGGLTLVGYLLNNFGVRFMGAAHASIIAASGPALTALLAVIINPGERTFLSLAQIVGILVVTLGVVTLSFEKMLIQQSKPIRQKR from the coding sequence ATGGGGCGGCTAGAAAATCTACCCAAAAACATCGAGTCATCCGAAGGTTCGAGAAGTGCAGATGACCTTCTACGAACAATGACCCAGGACTTGCAAGATTTACAGCAAGAAGTGGTAACCCATCTCCAACAAGATGTCCGACGACTTCAGACCGAAAAGTCGCGGCTGATTAACGAAATTGAAAAGCTTCAGAACCAGCATGAAGCTGCTCAGTCTCAATATGAAGTCATTTTGTCGAGACAGCAGCAGGAACAGCAGCAAGTTTGGGCGAAGCAGTTGGCGCTGGCGCTGGCAAATCATTTGCAAGTTGCCCTGAGTCAAAAGCTGCGTCAGGCTGATCCCTTTTCAGACTTACAGGTTTTTTCAGACGTTTCGCCAGCCGATGAAGGCACGATCGCTTCGAGATCTCCGCAAGGCATCGCTTCACCCCAACTCACTGCGATCGATGACACCCTCAACCGGACTTTTACAACCCTACGGAGTGACCTCAACAGTTACCAAAGCTCCTTGTCTCAGCAGATTGACCGAATGCAAAACATGGGAAAACAGGGAGAGGCGATCCTGGAGGTTTTGGTTCGACGAATTAGCCAGCAACTGCAACTAGAAATGGCGCGATCGCAGGGCACACAGACTCAGCTACCGGGCGAAGCCCCAATGCGCCAAAATGAACGGTTAAGTCCCAGCCCCTTAAGTAAGCAGAATCTGAGACAGCGCGTTGACCAGATCTCAAACCATTTTCAGATTCCTAAGCACATTCAGAGATTGGCGGCGGTACCGCAAAAATTTTCGTCGTTTCAGTTGGGGCTAATTTTAATCCTGCTGTCTACGGTGGCACTCTCGTTGCACAACGTGGTAGTAGGAATTGTGGGCAACCCAAGTCAGCTTTTTGGCGTGTTGCCTGTGGGTGGGTTCATTAGCCTCAAGAGTTTAGGGAGTTCGCTACTGCTGTTGTGGCTACGGATGTTGGTCGTTGTGCCACTGATGGCGTTTTGGTTAGCAACAAGGCTGTACAAACCCGTCTGGAAGGATGTTAAAACGTTTTGCTTGTCCAAAGATCGGCGGCTAATCAGCAGCGTGATAGGCAGTGGTTTTTTTCTATTTTTGTCGCAAGTGATGATTTACATTGCCATTGGTCAAGTGGGACCGGGAGTGGCAATTACAATTTTGTTTATGTATCCGCTGGTGACGGTGCCCTTAGCGTGGGCGTTGTTTGGCGATCGCCCTACGTCTCTGCGCGTTCTCGTCATGATCATGATTAGTTGTGGAATTGCCCTCACTACGGTTAAAGCAACTGCATCAAACTGGTCGGGCACAGGCATTAGTGCAGCGATGGTTTCTGGCGTTTGCTTTGCTTTGTATCTTCTCACCATGCAAGTCAGTTTTCGGAAGCTCCATCCGATTCCAGTTAGTTTGATTCAGTTTGCTACTATTTTTGTTCTAAGTAGTCTGAGCTTAATTGCGATCGGTATTGATACTCCACCCAGCAATTGGGCAGGACTTATCGGCGGCAGTTTAATGTTGGGAGGCTTAACCTTAGTCGGCTATCTGCTTAATAATTTTGGTGTTCGTTTCATGGGTGCGGCGCACGCTTCGATTATTGCGGCGAGTGGCCCTGCTTTAACAGCGCTCTTGGCAGTCATCATTAACCCCGGTGAACGCACATTTCTCTCGCTAGCGCAGATTGTTGGAATTTTGGTGGTGACGCTGGGAGTTGTAACACTGAGCTTTGAGAAGATGTTAATTCAACAAAGTAAGCCAATCAGACAAAAAAGGTAA
- a CDS encoding four-carbon acid sugar kinase family protein gives MTSKPKIIVLDDDPTGSQTVHSCLLLLHWDVETLRLGLADKAPIFFVLTNTRSLPADQALATTQEVCQNLKAAIAAENISDFLIVSRSDSTLRGHYPVETDAIAQELGSFDAHFLTPAFFEGGRFTKNSIHYLIKPNGAPTPVHETEFAEDSVFGYSHSYLPDYVEEKTQGRIPAAEVERFVLSDIRAGVLERLLALHNNSCVVVDSETQADMNHFAADILAAAAQGKRFLFRSAASLLTALADLPPQPVAPEDMAIYTREGKPGAVVVGSHVQKTTDQLEELLKLPGTEAVEINVAQLLKPSSEKLLLLDRTLEQVNAIHAAGKTPVIFTSRNELTFDDVQTRLDFGLAVSDLLMDVVKGLPQDIGFLISKGGITSNDVLSTGLALTTARLLGQILPGVSVVCTPDHHRLPNLPVVLFPGNVGDRHALGAAYQRLISQPRHEQT, from the coding sequence ATGACCAGCAAACCTAAGATTATCGTGCTAGACGACGATCCTACTGGGTCGCAAACGGTTCATAGCTGTTTGTTACTTTTACATTGGGATGTAGAAACACTGCGCCTCGGGCTAGCCGACAAAGCTCCGATTTTCTTTGTGCTGACCAACACCCGATCGCTCCCTGCTGACCAAGCCCTAGCAACAACCCAAGAAGTTTGCCAAAACCTAAAAGCCGCGATCGCCGCTGAAAATATTTCCGACTTTCTTATAGTCAGCCGCTCTGACTCTACTCTGAGGGGACATTACCCCGTAGAGACGGATGCGATCGCCCAGGAACTTGGGTCTTTCGATGCTCATTTTCTGACCCCCGCATTCTTCGAGGGCGGACGGTTTACCAAAAACAGCATTCATTACTTGATTAAGCCTAACGGCGCGCCCACTCCCGTCCATGAAACAGAATTTGCTGAAGACTCTGTATTTGGCTACAGCCACAGCTACTTGCCAGACTATGTAGAAGAGAAAACCCAGGGACGCATTCCTGCCGCCGAGGTTGAGCGGTTTGTGCTCAGCGATATTCGCGCTGGCGTGCTGGAACGATTACTGGCTCTGCATAATAACTCATGTGTCGTGGTCGATTCAGAAACCCAGGCAGACATGAATCACTTTGCCGCAGATATTCTAGCGGCAGCAGCACAGGGCAAACGCTTCCTATTTCGTAGCGCCGCTAGTCTGTTAACCGCCCTGGCAGATCTGCCGCCCCAGCCCGTTGCTCCCGAAGATATGGCAATCTACACCCGCGAAGGCAAACCCGGAGCCGTCGTTGTCGGTTCGCACGTTCAAAAAACGACTGATCAGCTAGAGGAATTGCTAAAGCTTCCAGGAACAGAAGCCGTTGAGATCAACGTGGCGCAGTTATTAAAGCCTTCCTCTGAAAAACTTTTACTTCTAGACCGGACGTTGGAGCAAGTTAATGCCATTCATGCCGCAGGCAAAACTCCAGTTATTTTTACCAGCCGGAATGAATTAACGTTTGATGATGTTCAAACCCGCCTCGATTTTGGCTTAGCCGTTTCTGATTTATTAATGGATGTTGTCAAGGGTTTACCCCAAGACATTGGGTTTTTAATTAGTAAGGGTGGTATTACTTCAAATGATGTTTTGAGTACGGGGCTGGCGTTAACGACGGCCCGCCTATTGGGGCAAATTCTTCCGGGTGTGTCGGTGGTGTGTACGCCTGACCACCATCGGTTGCCTAATTTGCCTGTTGTGTTGTTTCCAGGAAATGTGGGCGATCGCCATGCTTTGGGCGCAGCCTATCAACGTCTGATCTCTCAACCGAGACATGAACAAACCTAA
- the minC gene encoding septum site-determining protein MinC, which produces MNSDSLVTDSTLAMPQTPAPPQAQVRFKGEEGRLLLLLPSETEGGSALTWMEVWQQLKQRLNSGERFWQPQTPVHLIARDRLLDGRQIQDIADALSNAELQLKRVYTSRRQTAVAAVTAGLSVEQHSLLTHLNQTENGQALAEPLYIQTTLRSGIEIRHPGTVVVLGDTNPGSSIIANGDVLVWGSLRGLVQAGAAGNASCMIMALRMEPTQIRIADFVARAPESPPNQYHPEVAHVSGGGIRITRAIDFSKNQLTNDLV; this is translated from the coding sequence ATGAACTCCGATTCTCTCGTGACCGATTCCACCTTGGCAATGCCTCAAACTCCGGCACCTCCCCAAGCCCAAGTGCGTTTTAAGGGAGAGGAGGGGCGGTTGCTGTTGCTATTGCCGTCTGAGACAGAAGGCGGTTCGGCACTAACCTGGATGGAGGTTTGGCAGCAATTGAAGCAACGGCTGAATTCTGGAGAGCGGTTTTGGCAGCCCCAAACTCCGGTTCATCTCATTGCCCGCGATCGCCTCCTTGATGGTCGTCAGATTCAAGACATTGCCGATGCGCTCTCTAATGCCGAACTTCAGCTAAAGCGCGTGTATACCAGTCGCCGCCAAACCGCAGTTGCCGCTGTCACCGCAGGACTATCAGTCGAGCAGCATTCTCTCCTGACGCACCTCAATCAAACTGAAAACGGGCAGGCTTTAGCAGAGCCGCTCTACATTCAAACCACGCTGCGATCGGGCATTGAAATCCGGCATCCGGGCACCGTCGTCGTGTTGGGCGATACCAACCCTGGAAGCAGTATCATTGCCAATGGCGATGTGTTGGTGTGGGGGTCGCTGCGAGGTTTAGTTCAAGCTGGAGCAGCGGGTAACGCGAGTTGTATGATTATGGCGCTACGCATGGAACCGACCCAAATTCGCATTGCCGATTTTGTGGCTCGTGCTCCAGAAAGTCCGCCCAACCAGTATCATCCTGAGGTTGCCCATGTTAGCGGCGGCGGTATTCGGATCACGCGGGCGATCGACTTTTCTAAAAATCAGTTGACCAATGACTTAGTTTAA
- the minD gene encoding septum site-determining protein MinD: MSRIIVITSGKGGVGKTTCTANLGMALAKRGRKVAVIDADFGLRNLDLLLGLENRIVYTAVEVLAGECRLDQALVKDKRQPNLALLPAAQNRTKEAVTPDQMKKLVAALAQSYDYVLIDSPAGIEMGFQNAIAPAKEAIIITTPEISAVRDADRVVGLLEANDVRRMHLIVNRLRPAMVEKDMMMSVKDVQEILSIPLLGVVPDDEKVIISTNRGEPLVLAQEGSSLAGIALNNIVRRLEGERVPLLDLNVPDDLLSRVRRFFKGSRS; this comes from the coding sequence ATGAGTCGCATAATTGTTATTACATCGGGTAAGGGCGGAGTTGGCAAAACGACTTGCACAGCCAATTTGGGCATGGCGCTTGCTAAACGCGGACGCAAAGTAGCAGTCATTGATGCCGACTTTGGCTTAAGAAATCTAGACTTGCTGCTGGGGCTAGAAAACCGAATTGTCTATACGGCGGTTGAGGTTTTAGCAGGCGAATGTCGGCTTGATCAAGCTTTGGTTAAAGACAAGCGTCAGCCTAATTTAGCCCTCTTGCCTGCTGCCCAAAATCGGACAAAGGAGGCAGTTACTCCAGATCAAATGAAGAAGCTGGTGGCGGCTTTAGCTCAGTCTTACGACTATGTGCTGATTGATAGCCCTGCGGGAATTGAAATGGGCTTTCAAAATGCGATCGCCCCAGCTAAAGAAGCGATTATCATCACGACTCCCGAAATTTCGGCAGTTAGAGATGCCGATCGTGTTGTCGGGCTACTCGAAGCCAACGACGTGCGACGAATGCACCTGATTGTCAACCGTCTTCGTCCTGCCATGGTCGAAAAAGACATGATGATGTCGGTCAAAGATGTCCAGGAAATTCTGTCGATTCCGCTGTTGGGTGTGGTGCCCGATGATGAAAAAGTAATTATTTCGACCAACCGAGGCGAACCGCTGGTGCTAGCCCAAGAGGGTTCTTCGCTGGCAGGTATTGCTCTCAACAATATTGTTCGACGCTTAGAAGGGGAGCGAGTGCCACTTTTAGACCTTAACGTGCCTGATGATTTGCTTTCACGGGTTCGTCGGTTTTTCAAGGGTTCGCGAAGCTAA